The proteins below are encoded in one region of Oncorhynchus clarkii lewisi isolate Uvic-CL-2024 chromosome 33, UVic_Ocla_1.0, whole genome shotgun sequence:
- the LOC139392686 gene encoding phosphatidylinositol 4,5-bisphosphate 3-kinase catalytic subunit gamma isoform-like isoform X2, whose amino-acid sequence MTSWSSPGGNSSHPARSSCPTGTPNYTQWTLGSHPSTSRTTCSPRNKASQTIKVSIDDTPVQVLQTFFTKISNKRALLGVPEDVCEADYVLRVCGREEYIYGNHPVRDFHWVRQCLKNGEEIHLVLESAPNPGQDLVQREDWAQVDDCTGVAGTHEQLTIDEKDHERVYTISLWDCHRKFRVKVLGIDIPALPRNPELIVYVEASIFHGQQLLAQERTSSKAFTEEVLWNAWLEFNIRIRDLPKGARLSLQVSCGKAQTQISKGTSSYQDNGGSPGGGGSGSHDGSKTKNRLLYYVNLLLVDHRSLLRQGEFILHMWKMPEKTEDNSSVNADKLTSATNPDKASSMAVAILLDKYCYPVALPKSREGKAAGGEGREAEGGERGQREMPNHLRKQFEVIVETDPLHPLSQEDKELLWHFREECMRHPRAYPKLLGSVLWGRQEAVLATHRLLERSSVWDRSVLDVGLAMQLLDCHYSDAHVRSMAVRKLETLGDDDVLRYLLQLVQAVKFEPYHDSALARFLLKRALRSKRIGHFLFWFLRSEIAQSMHYQQRYAVLLEAYLRGCGEDMLQDFRRQVEMTEALQKVTREIKAMSAEKYDVSAQVVFQLRQKLENLQTSGLPESFRVPYDPGLRAGALVIEQCKVMASKKRPLWLQFKRADPTTLSSDTIGVIFKDGDDLRQDMLILQILLIMESIWEEESLDLSLLPYGCISTGNKIGMIEIVKDATTIANIQQSVVGSTGAFKDEILNQWLRDKCVSEEKFQQAVERFVFSCGGYCVATYVLGVGDRHNDNIMITESGNLFHIDFGHILGNYKSFLGISKERVPFVLTPDFLYVMGTSGKKSSPHFQRFQDVCVRAYLALRHHTNLLVILFSMMLMTGMPQLTSKEDIEYIREALTVGRPEEEAQRHLLDQIEICRDKGWTVQFNWFLHLVLGIKQGVDKRSA is encoded by the exons ATGACGAGCTGGAGTTCACCCGGAGGAAACTCCTCACACCCCGCAAGATCGAGCTGTCCGACCGGGACCCCAAACTATACTCAATGGACCCTTGGATCACATCCAAGCACCTCCCGGACTACCTGCTCACCAAG GAACAAGGCCAGCCAGACCATCAAAGTGTCCATCGACGACACGCCCGTCCAGGTGCTCCAGACCTTCTTTACCAAGATCTCCAATAAGAGGGCTCTGCTGGGAGTTCCCGAGGATGTTTGTGAGGCAGACTACGTCCTGAGAGTGTGTGGCAGGGAAGAGTATATCTATGGGAACCACCCGGTCAGGGACTTCCACTGGGTCCGACAGTGTCTGAAGAACGGAGAGGAGATCCATCTGGTTCTGGAGTCGGCTCCTAATCCGGGTCAAGACCTAGTCCAGAGAGAGGACTGGGCACAGGTGGATGACTGTACTGGAGTGGCAG GCACCCATGAGCAGCTGACGATCGACGAGAAAGACCACGAGCGGGTCTACACCATCTCTCTGTGGGACTGTCACAGGAAGTTCAGGGTTAAAGTCTTGGGCATAGACATCCCGGCTTTGCCGAGGAACCCAGAGCTGATCGTGTATGTGGAGGCCAGTATCTTCCATGGCCAGCAGCTCCTGGCTCAGGAGAGGACCTCCTCCAAGGCTTTCACTGAGGAGGTGCTGTGGAACGCCTGGCTGGAGTTCAATATACGCATCAGAGACCTGCCCAAGGGGGCTCGCCTCAGCCTACAG GTGTCCTGTGGGAAGGCCCAGACCCAGATCTCTAAGGGCACCTCCTCCTACCAGGACAACGGAGGATCCCCAGGTGGAGGTGGCAGCGGCAGCCATGATGGTAGCAAGACTAAGAATCGTCTCCTGTACTACGTCAACCTGCTGCTGGTGGACCACCGCTCGCTGCTGCGCCAGGGAGAGTTCATCCTCCACATGTGGAAGATGCCTGAGAAGACCGAGGACAACAGCAGCGTCAATGCAGACAAGCTGACCTCAGCCACCAACCCAGACAAGGCCTCCTCCATGGCCGTAGCCATCCTGCTGGACAAGTACTGCTACCCAGTAGCCCTGCCCAAGAGCAGGGAGGGCAAGGCTGCTGGGGGGGAGGGTCGGGAGgccgagggaggggagagggggcaaAGGGAGATGCCTAACCACCTGAGGAAGCAGTTTGAGGTAATTGTTGAGACCGATCCACTGCACCCTCTCAGccaagaagacaaagagctgctGTGGCACTTCAGAGAGGAGTGTATGCGTCACCCCAG GGCATACCCCAAGCTGCTGGGCTCTGTGCTGTGGGGTAGACAGGAGGCTGTCCTGGCCACTCATAGGCTGCTGGAGAGGAGCTCTGTGTGGGACCGTAGTGTGCTGGATGTGGGCCTGGCCATGCAGCTGTTAGACTGCCACTACTCTGACGCTCACGTCCGCTCCATGGCAGTACGCAAGCTGGAGACCCTGGGGGACGACGACGTCCTGAGGTACCTGCTGCAGCTGGTCCAG GCTGTGAAGTTTGAGCCGTACCATGACAGTGCCCTGGCCAGGTTCCTGCTGAAGAGAGCTCTCAGGAGTAAGAGGATAGGTCATTTCCTTTTCTGGTTCCTGAGGAGTGAGATCGCCCAGTCCATGCACTACCAGCAGAGGTACGCTGTGCTGCTGGAAGCCTACCTCCGAGGCTGTGGAGAGGACATGCTGCAGGACTTCAGACGCCAG GTGGAGATGACAGAAGCCCTGCAGAAAGTCACCAGGGAGATCAAGGCCATGTCTGCTGAGAAATATGATGTTTCTGCACAAG TTGTGTTCCAGCTGCGTCAGAAGCTGGAGAACCTGCAGACGTCTGGGCTGCCAGAGAGCTTCAGAGTGCCCTATGACCCGGGTCTACGGGCTGGTGCTCTGGTG ATAGAGCAGTGTAAGGTGATGGCCTCTAAGAAGAGACCGCTGTGGCTGCAGTTTAAGAGGGCTGACCCCACCACCCTGTCCAGTGACACCATCGGGGTCATCTTTAAGGACGGGGATGACCTCAGGCAGGACATGCTCATTCTACAG ATTCTGCTGATCATGGAGTCCATATGGGAGGAAGAGTCTTTGGACTTGTCCTTACTGCCCTACGGCTGTATCTCTACTGGGAATAAAATAG ggaTGATTGAGATAGTGAAGGATGCCACCACTATTGCCAACATCCAGCAGAGTGTTGTGGGAAGCACAGGAGCATTCAAGGACGAGATCCTCAACCAATGGCTGCGGGACAAGTGTGTGAGCGAGgaaaag tTCCAGCAGGCGGTGGAGAGGTTTGTGTTCTCCTGTGGAGGGTACTGTGTGGCCACCTACGTGCTGggggtaggagacagacacaacGACAACATCATGATCACTGAATCTG GTAACCTGTTCCACATAGACTTTGGCCACATACTGGGGAACTATAAGAGTTTCCTGGGTATCAGTAAGGAGAGGGTTCCCTTCGTCCTCACCCCTGACTTCCTCTATGTCATGGGCACATCAGGGAAGAAGAGCAGCCCACACTTCCAGAGGTTCCAG gatgtgtgtgtgcggGCCTACCTGGCTCTGAGGCATCACACCAACCTCCTCGTCATCCTGTTCTCCATGATGCTGATGACAGGCATGCCTCAGCTCACCAGCAAAGAAGACATTGAGTACATCCGCGAAGCGCTGACTGTGGGCCGGCCGGAGGAGGAGGCACAGCGCCACCTGCTGGACCAGATAGAGATCTGCAGGGACAAGGGCTGGACCGTGCAGTTCAACTGGTTCCTACACCTGGTGCTGGGCATCAAGCAGGGGGTGGATAAACGCTCGGCTTAG
- the LOC139392686 gene encoding phosphatidylinositol 4,5-bisphosphate 3-kinase catalytic subunit gamma isoform-like isoform X1, with amino-acid sequence MEQQVSDEEEPQPVVLREEIRRRRRKMKAFTSTFSVAVDQIAVEFVLPTTTKSSRSPDTLLLEVAGNWTVEQVKAQVWLRVVATNLCPEFYQKYSPDHCILLYQKKGNWCEIYDKHQVFQTLDCVRYWKALKKDVGKIHLTCRPQPSEESTQYQRYLNYLIGYDVTDVSNVHDDELEFTRRKLLTPRKIELSDRDPKLYSMDPWITSKHLPDYLLTKVINSHILLVIHRNKASQTIKVSIDDTPVQVLQTFFTKISNKRALLGVPEDVCEADYVLRVCGREEYIYGNHPVRDFHWVRQCLKNGEEIHLVLESAPNPGQDLVQREDWAQVDDCTGVAGTHEQLTIDEKDHERVYTISLWDCHRKFRVKVLGIDIPALPRNPELIVYVEASIFHGQQLLAQERTSSKAFTEEVLWNAWLEFNIRIRDLPKGARLSLQVSCGKAQTQISKGTSSYQDNGGSPGGGGSGSHDGSKTKNRLLYYVNLLLVDHRSLLRQGEFILHMWKMPEKTEDNSSVNADKLTSATNPDKASSMAVAILLDKYCYPVALPKSREGKAAGGEGREAEGGERGQREMPNHLRKQFEVIVETDPLHPLSQEDKELLWHFREECMRHPRAYPKLLGSVLWGRQEAVLATHRLLERSSVWDRSVLDVGLAMQLLDCHYSDAHVRSMAVRKLETLGDDDVLRYLLQLVQAVKFEPYHDSALARFLLKRALRSKRIGHFLFWFLRSEIAQSMHYQQRYAVLLEAYLRGCGEDMLQDFRRQVEMTEALQKVTREIKAMSAEKYDVSAQVVFQLRQKLENLQTSGLPESFRVPYDPGLRAGALVIEQCKVMASKKRPLWLQFKRADPTTLSSDTIGVIFKDGDDLRQDMLILQILLIMESIWEEESLDLSLLPYGCISTGNKIGMIEIVKDATTIANIQQSVVGSTGAFKDEILNQWLRDKCVSEEKFQQAVERFVFSCGGYCVATYVLGVGDRHNDNIMITESGNLFHIDFGHILGNYKSFLGISKERVPFVLTPDFLYVMGTSGKKSSPHFQRFQDVCVRAYLALRHHTNLLVILFSMMLMTGMPQLTSKEDIEYIREALTVGRPEEEAQRHLLDQIEICRDKGWTVQFNWFLHLVLGIKQGVDKRSA; translated from the exons ATGGAACAGCAAGTGAGCGATGAAGAAGAACCTCAACCTGTAGTCCTTAGAGAAGAGATccggaggaggagaagaaagatgaAAGCCTTCACCTCCACCTTCTCCGTGGCCGTGGACCAGATAGCCGTCGAGTTcgtcctccccaccaccacaaagaGTAGCCGCAGCCCGGACACCTTGCTCCTGGAGGTGGCTGGGAACTGGACGGTGGAGCAGGTGAAAGCCCAGGTGTGGCTGAGGGTAGTAGCCACCAACCTGTGCCCTGAGTTCTACCAGAAGTACTCCCCTGACCACTGCATCCTGCTCTACCAGAAGAAGGGTAACTGGTGTGAGATCTACGATAAGCACCAGGTGTTTCAGACCCTGGACTGCGTCCGCTACTGGAAAG CTCTGAAGAAAGATGTGGGGAAGATCCACCTGACCTGCCGGCCTCAGCCCTCCGAGGAGTCCACACAGTACCAGAGGTACCTCAACTACCTGATTGGCTACGACGTCACCGACGTCAGCAACGTGCACGATGACGAGCTGGAGTTCACCCGGAGGAAACTCCTCACACCCCGCAAGATCGAGCTGTCCGACCGGGACCCCAAACTATACTCAATGGACCCTTGGATCACATCCAAGCACCTCCCGGACTACCTGCTCACCAAG GTGATAAACAGCCACATCCTGCTGGTCATTCACAGGAACAAGGCCAGCCAGACCATCAAAGTGTCCATCGACGACACGCCCGTCCAGGTGCTCCAGACCTTCTTTACCAAGATCTCCAATAAGAGGGCTCTGCTGGGAGTTCCCGAGGATGTTTGTGAGGCAGACTACGTCCTGAGAGTGTGTGGCAGGGAAGAGTATATCTATGGGAACCACCCGGTCAGGGACTTCCACTGGGTCCGACAGTGTCTGAAGAACGGAGAGGAGATCCATCTGGTTCTGGAGTCGGCTCCTAATCCGGGTCAAGACCTAGTCCAGAGAGAGGACTGGGCACAGGTGGATGACTGTACTGGAGTGGCAG GCACCCATGAGCAGCTGACGATCGACGAGAAAGACCACGAGCGGGTCTACACCATCTCTCTGTGGGACTGTCACAGGAAGTTCAGGGTTAAAGTCTTGGGCATAGACATCCCGGCTTTGCCGAGGAACCCAGAGCTGATCGTGTATGTGGAGGCCAGTATCTTCCATGGCCAGCAGCTCCTGGCTCAGGAGAGGACCTCCTCCAAGGCTTTCACTGAGGAGGTGCTGTGGAACGCCTGGCTGGAGTTCAATATACGCATCAGAGACCTGCCCAAGGGGGCTCGCCTCAGCCTACAG GTGTCCTGTGGGAAGGCCCAGACCCAGATCTCTAAGGGCACCTCCTCCTACCAGGACAACGGAGGATCCCCAGGTGGAGGTGGCAGCGGCAGCCATGATGGTAGCAAGACTAAGAATCGTCTCCTGTACTACGTCAACCTGCTGCTGGTGGACCACCGCTCGCTGCTGCGCCAGGGAGAGTTCATCCTCCACATGTGGAAGATGCCTGAGAAGACCGAGGACAACAGCAGCGTCAATGCAGACAAGCTGACCTCAGCCACCAACCCAGACAAGGCCTCCTCCATGGCCGTAGCCATCCTGCTGGACAAGTACTGCTACCCAGTAGCCCTGCCCAAGAGCAGGGAGGGCAAGGCTGCTGGGGGGGAGGGTCGGGAGgccgagggaggggagagggggcaaAGGGAGATGCCTAACCACCTGAGGAAGCAGTTTGAGGTAATTGTTGAGACCGATCCACTGCACCCTCTCAGccaagaagacaaagagctgctGTGGCACTTCAGAGAGGAGTGTATGCGTCACCCCAG GGCATACCCCAAGCTGCTGGGCTCTGTGCTGTGGGGTAGACAGGAGGCTGTCCTGGCCACTCATAGGCTGCTGGAGAGGAGCTCTGTGTGGGACCGTAGTGTGCTGGATGTGGGCCTGGCCATGCAGCTGTTAGACTGCCACTACTCTGACGCTCACGTCCGCTCCATGGCAGTACGCAAGCTGGAGACCCTGGGGGACGACGACGTCCTGAGGTACCTGCTGCAGCTGGTCCAG GCTGTGAAGTTTGAGCCGTACCATGACAGTGCCCTGGCCAGGTTCCTGCTGAAGAGAGCTCTCAGGAGTAAGAGGATAGGTCATTTCCTTTTCTGGTTCCTGAGGAGTGAGATCGCCCAGTCCATGCACTACCAGCAGAGGTACGCTGTGCTGCTGGAAGCCTACCTCCGAGGCTGTGGAGAGGACATGCTGCAGGACTTCAGACGCCAG GTGGAGATGACAGAAGCCCTGCAGAAAGTCACCAGGGAGATCAAGGCCATGTCTGCTGAGAAATATGATGTTTCTGCACAAG TTGTGTTCCAGCTGCGTCAGAAGCTGGAGAACCTGCAGACGTCTGGGCTGCCAGAGAGCTTCAGAGTGCCCTATGACCCGGGTCTACGGGCTGGTGCTCTGGTG ATAGAGCAGTGTAAGGTGATGGCCTCTAAGAAGAGACCGCTGTGGCTGCAGTTTAAGAGGGCTGACCCCACCACCCTGTCCAGTGACACCATCGGGGTCATCTTTAAGGACGGGGATGACCTCAGGCAGGACATGCTCATTCTACAG ATTCTGCTGATCATGGAGTCCATATGGGAGGAAGAGTCTTTGGACTTGTCCTTACTGCCCTACGGCTGTATCTCTACTGGGAATAAAATAG ggaTGATTGAGATAGTGAAGGATGCCACCACTATTGCCAACATCCAGCAGAGTGTTGTGGGAAGCACAGGAGCATTCAAGGACGAGATCCTCAACCAATGGCTGCGGGACAAGTGTGTGAGCGAGgaaaag tTCCAGCAGGCGGTGGAGAGGTTTGTGTTCTCCTGTGGAGGGTACTGTGTGGCCACCTACGTGCTGggggtaggagacagacacaacGACAACATCATGATCACTGAATCTG GTAACCTGTTCCACATAGACTTTGGCCACATACTGGGGAACTATAAGAGTTTCCTGGGTATCAGTAAGGAGAGGGTTCCCTTCGTCCTCACCCCTGACTTCCTCTATGTCATGGGCACATCAGGGAAGAAGAGCAGCCCACACTTCCAGAGGTTCCAG gatgtgtgtgtgcggGCCTACCTGGCTCTGAGGCATCACACCAACCTCCTCGTCATCCTGTTCTCCATGATGCTGATGACAGGCATGCCTCAGCTCACCAGCAAAGAAGACATTGAGTACATCCGCGAAGCGCTGACTGTGGGCCGGCCGGAGGAGGAGGCACAGCGCCACCTGCTGGACCAGATAGAGATCTGCAGGGACAAGGGCTGGACCGTGCAGTTCAACTGGTTCCTACACCTGGTGCTGGGCATCAAGCAGGGGGTGGATAAACGCTCGGCTTAG